One window of Dyadobacter sandarakinus genomic DNA carries:
- a CDS encoding ThuA domain-containing protein, translating into MNKTLKVSIACLLLAYQTLAQEPGKKQEEAKTRQIVFIAGPDSHGKGEHEHNGGCTLLAAALNAYGHGIHAAVLRNAWPQDTTVLDKADAIVIYADGGGDQLLMKHAAHIDKLVKKGVGLAVLHFALEVPEGTQGNHMLSWIGGYFEINWSVNPSWVAEFKTLPDHPVTRGVQPFSIQDEWYYHLRFPTSKSGITPVLAAVPPAETLNRPDGTHSNNAGVRKDVLEDKKPQTLAWAFDRPGRGRGFGFTGGHFHKNWGNDNYRRLVLNAIVWTAGMDVPPAGIPSATPTEDELNALTKQLR; encoded by the coding sequence ATGAACAAGACGCTGAAAGTCAGTATCGCATGCCTGCTGCTGGCATATCAAACCCTCGCACAGGAACCTGGTAAAAAGCAGGAAGAAGCGAAGACCCGCCAGATCGTATTCATTGCCGGTCCTGATAGTCATGGAAAAGGCGAGCATGAGCATAACGGAGGTTGTACACTGCTGGCAGCTGCCCTCAATGCGTACGGTCACGGCATCCATGCGGCGGTGTTACGCAATGCCTGGCCGCAGGACACCACGGTGCTGGACAAGGCTGACGCCATTGTCATTTATGCAGACGGTGGAGGAGATCAGCTGTTGATGAAGCATGCCGCGCATATAGATAAACTGGTGAAAAAAGGCGTAGGTCTGGCTGTGCTGCATTTTGCACTGGAGGTGCCCGAAGGTACGCAGGGCAACCATATGTTATCGTGGATCGGCGGGTACTTTGAGATCAACTGGTCGGTGAACCCCAGCTGGGTGGCGGAGTTCAAAACCTTGCCCGATCATCCGGTTACCCGGGGTGTTCAGCCATTTTCCATACAGGATGAATGGTACTATCATCTTCGTTTTCCTACTTCTAAAAGTGGCATAACCCCGGTGCTGGCTGCCGTGCCGCCAGCCGAAACATTGAACCGCCCGGACGGGACACATTCCAACAATGCAGGGGTGAGAAAGGATGTCCTCGAAGATAAAAAACCGCAAACACTGGCATGGGCATTTGACCGGCCGGGGCGGGGAAGGGGATTTGGGTTTACAGGCGGGCATTTTCATAAAAACTGGGGGAACGATAACTATCGCCGGCTCGTATTGAATGCCATCGTCTGGACAGCCGGTATGGATGTTCCGCCCGCCGGCATTCCTTCCGCAACGCCCACAGAAGATGAATTGAATGCATTGACCAAGCAGCTGAGGTAA
- a CDS encoding M1 family aminopeptidase — protein MRLFILLLLLFHFLGAHAQDSSGMLQEDIAAQEQKSYEARAESMHRALRTAASDNFDVTYYRCEWKVDPAIRYISGAVTVYFTMKTPASSITLDLANELTVNSVSHDGMALAFTHSAQALQIDFPGTLPAGSTDSVRIVYEGIPPAAGLGSFVTAQHGAAPSPMPVLWTLSEPFGSRDWWPCKNDLDDKADSVDVFITHPAAYKAVSNGMLRSELPAGGGELITHWQHRYPIASYLVCMAVTNYRITASLVDVGGMSVPVQTFYYPESEPAFTAGVQDALDAMTFYGGLIGDYPFKNEKYGHVQFGWNGGMEHQTCSFMNNMSEGLVTHELAHQWFGNKVTCRSWEDVWLHEGFATYMASIYHENKYPADAAANRQARVNQITALPGGSVRVDDVTSTSRIFSNRLSYFKGSYLLYMLRWILGDNAFYNGLTQYLNDPALAYGYAATSDLQAHLELASGRDLDYFFDQWFNGQGYPSYQVEWYPAGNAVEIRLSQTTSHPSVGFFRLPVPLLFRNTVSGEQKLVVLDHTASGQLFKQVLGFVADEVVFDPEVWLLSANNTVTKMSESLPLVFSSFEVQCLNGNAHLTWKTENKANTGIFEVQVSNDGLAWTSLAALEAAGSGQQFYTYDDARAGDGDRYYRVKETDKDGKVYHSRMHAGCVPRVSAISVFPNPVKNTLFVKGLPKGQGNFRMRILDGKGVMQRAQEVIWKDQVEIKTDGLKPGIYLLHLTGSHGEDAGTFRFAKE, from the coding sequence ATGAGACTATTTATACTGCTGCTCCTTCTCTTTCATTTCCTGGGTGCGCATGCACAGGATTCTTCCGGTATGTTGCAGGAAGATATCGCTGCGCAGGAGCAAAAAAGCTATGAAGCCCGCGCAGAAAGTATGCACCGGGCTCTGCGCACTGCGGCTTCCGACAATTTTGATGTAACCTATTACCGGTGTGAGTGGAAGGTTGATCCTGCTATCCGTTACATTTCGGGAGCGGTTACCGTTTACTTTACCATGAAAACACCTGCCAGCTCCATCACGCTTGACCTGGCGAACGAGCTGACCGTTAACTCCGTTTCGCACGATGGTATGGCGCTCGCATTTACACACAGCGCTCAGGCATTACAGATCGACTTTCCCGGTACATTGCCGGCCGGCAGTACTGATTCTGTCCGCATTGTATATGAAGGTATACCGCCAGCGGCAGGCCTCGGATCGTTTGTGACTGCTCAGCACGGAGCGGCTCCGTCGCCAATGCCTGTACTCTGGACGCTGAGCGAGCCATTTGGCAGCCGCGACTGGTGGCCGTGCAAAAACGACCTGGACGATAAGGCCGACTCTGTCGATGTTTTTATTACTCACCCGGCTGCTTACAAGGCGGTCAGCAATGGTATGCTCCGCTCCGAACTGCCGGCAGGCGGCGGCGAGCTCATCACCCACTGGCAGCACCGCTACCCAATCGCCAGCTACCTCGTGTGCATGGCCGTGACCAACTACCGGATTACTGCCAGCCTTGTGGATGTTGGAGGCATGAGCGTGCCGGTACAAACATTCTACTATCCCGAAAGCGAGCCGGCATTTACGGCGGGTGTACAGGATGCGCTGGATGCCATGACTTTTTACGGCGGGCTGATCGGGGATTATCCGTTCAAAAATGAAAAGTACGGCCATGTACAGTTTGGCTGGAATGGCGGGATGGAGCATCAGACCTGTTCTTTTATGAATAATATGAGCGAGGGCCTGGTCACCCATGAGCTGGCGCATCAGTGGTTTGGCAATAAAGTAACATGCAGGAGTTGGGAGGATGTGTGGCTTCATGAGGGTTTTGCAACTTATATGGCAAGTATTTACCATGAAAACAAATACCCTGCTGATGCCGCAGCCAATCGTCAGGCACGCGTCAACCAGATCACTGCACTGCCCGGCGGATCGGTGCGGGTGGATGATGTAACCAGCACTTCGCGGATCTTCAGCAACCGCCTAAGCTACTTCAAAGGCTCCTACCTGCTGTATATGCTTCGCTGGATTTTGGGTGATAATGCATTTTACAACGGGTTGACGCAATACCTGAATGATCCCGCGCTGGCTTATGGTTATGCTGCCACCAGCGATCTGCAGGCACACCTCGAATTGGCCTCGGGGAGGGATCTTGATTACTTTTTTGATCAATGGTTTAATGGCCAGGGCTACCCGTCGTACCAGGTGGAGTGGTATCCGGCAGGTAATGCGGTGGAAATACGCCTGAGCCAAACCACGTCCCATCCCAGCGTAGGGTTTTTCCGGCTGCCGGTGCCGCTGCTGTTCCGCAACACGGTATCAGGCGAGCAAAAGCTGGTAGTACTCGACCATACGGCGAGCGGGCAGCTGTTCAAGCAGGTGCTGGGTTTTGTGGCGGATGAGGTTGTTTTTGATCCGGAAGTGTGGCTCCTGAGTGCTAATAACACCGTAACCAAAATGTCGGAATCGTTGCCCCTGGTATTCAGCAGTTTTGAGGTCCAATGCTTGAATGGAAATGCACACCTGACCTGGAAAACGGAAAACAAAGCAAATACTGGCATTTTTGAAGTGCAAGTCAGTAACGACGGGCTTGCATGGACTTCATTGGCGGCATTGGAGGCCGCCGGCTCTGGACAGCAGTTCTATACTTATGACGATGCACGTGCGGGCGATGGTGACAGGTACTATCGAGTTAAAGAAACCGATAAGGATGGGAAAGTCTATCATTCGCGTATGCACGCAGGCTGCGTGCCCCGGGTGAGTGCCATTTCAGTTTTCCCGAATCCTGTAAAAAACACGCTTTTTGTTAAAGGTTTGCCGAAGGGACAGGGCAATTTCAGGATGCGGATTCTTGATGGAAAAGGAGTTATGCAGCGCGCACAGGAAGTGATTTGGAAAGATCAGGTCGAAATAAAAACAGACGGCCTGAAGCCCGGTATTTACCTGCTCCACCTCACGGGCAGCCACGGAGAAGATGCCGGCACGTTCCGGTTTGCCAAAGAGTAG
- a CDS encoding WG repeat-containing protein yields the protein MRRKARNYLSCKLLFLILIHVANAMPPQSGGKPWLAAYNESQEYDGIYVVKKVDVPCRSYQTYLVDGAGRKLTPAYRDIGPFADGLAEFVPQEPDAAGRGMHGFINRKGEVVIPPKYVATDRFYKGKTWVIYVKGKQYGISYLDTSGKIIHEVPVEQYPDDFLITKANVDHVCSHDCREDVIWWRDGDLFLLNWNFSRYNEKEIQGSKGIYHFNYKGKYGIIDKHMILRVPVALDGIDPTYKYSGQGMERVQYGNKFGYVSPYTGDLIVPFQFEETRKPTNGLFWVKKNGKWGCIDKTGKVRINFLYDEATGFTAEDRSAVAINGKFGHIDKSGKIRTPLKYDFASYYNNGVSMVRVDDKYGYIDTTGHFVTGVIYDEALPFDQKTTTAERSWLRFRLSLDGSEQFAGFSYKLNAVLILIGLLVFVRLNSFLFRYFQRFRNARSPRR from the coding sequence ATGCGCCGGAAAGCCCGTAACTACCTTAGCTGCAAGCTTCTCTTCCTTATTTTAATCCATGTGGCCAATGCTATGCCTCCTCAGTCCGGCGGTAAGCCGTGGCTGGCAGCGTACAATGAATCCCAGGAATATGACGGCATTTATGTAGTTAAGAAAGTGGATGTTCCCTGCCGGTCTTACCAGACTTACCTGGTTGATGGCGCCGGGCGCAAGCTGACTCCCGCCTACCGCGACATCGGGCCCTTTGCCGACGGACTTGCCGAGTTTGTTCCCCAGGAACCGGATGCAGCCGGACGGGGAATGCATGGCTTTATTAACCGGAAAGGAGAAGTCGTCATTCCGCCCAAATACGTGGCTACCGACCGTTTTTACAAAGGAAAAACCTGGGTGATTTATGTCAAAGGCAAACAATACGGGATATCCTACCTCGATACGTCCGGAAAAATCATACACGAAGTTCCCGTTGAACAATATCCTGACGATTTCCTGATTACCAAGGCGAATGTTGATCACGTGTGCAGCCACGATTGCCGCGAGGATGTGATCTGGTGGAGGGATGGCGATCTTTTCCTGCTCAACTGGAATTTCAGCAGGTATAATGAGAAAGAAATTCAGGGTTCCAAGGGCATTTACCACTTCAACTACAAAGGAAAATACGGGATCATTGATAAGCATATGATCCTGCGGGTGCCGGTGGCACTGGATGGCATTGATCCTACATACAAGTACTCCGGTCAGGGCATGGAGCGTGTGCAGTACGGTAACAAATTCGGTTACGTAAGTCCGTACACCGGCGACCTGATCGTTCCTTTTCAGTTTGAAGAAACGCGCAAGCCTACGAATGGGTTATTTTGGGTAAAAAAGAATGGAAAGTGGGGTTGTATAGACAAAACGGGCAAGGTAAGGATCAACTTCCTGTATGACGAAGCTACGGGCTTTACCGCCGAGGACCGCTCCGCGGTAGCCATCAATGGTAAGTTCGGGCACATTGATAAGTCAGGAAAAATCCGCACACCGCTGAAATATGACTTTGCCTCCTACTACAACAATGGCGTATCGATGGTGCGAGTTGATGATAAATACGGCTACATCGATACTACCGGGCATTTTGTAACCGGGGTAATCTACGATGAGGCGCTGCCTTTTGACCAAAAAACCACAACCGCAGAACGTTCGTGGCTGCGGTTCAGGCTGTCACTGGACGGAAGCGAGCAATTTGCCGGATTTTCTTACAAGCTTAATGCAGTGCTGATCCTTATCGGTCTGCTGGTTTTTGTCAGGCTGAACAGTTTTCTGTTCAGGTACTTTCAGCGCTTCCGGAATGCACGTTCTCCGCGCAGGTAG
- a CDS encoding outer membrane protein assembly factor BamB family protein: MVANQLRDEDGRTWSIYKADAHSTSSSPLSQINVSNVQSLKPAWAFSINDMKSGARPGSSECNPIIVDGVMYATSAKHWVYAVNAATGKQLWAFDPFDGAEGGGVSRGVTYWESGTDRRILVTGGDNLFALDAATGRPVPEFGKNGRVSMNIGLRDDPATISVIPTSPGIVYKDLVIMGAEVSELYGAQPGYIRAYNCRTGKLVWTFHTIPLPGEPGYETWPEGAYKYAGGANDWAGMSVDAARGMVFLATGSPTYDYYGADRKGQNLFGNSVVALDAATGHYKWHFQTVHHDLWDYDLPAPPNLVTVEREGKKVDAVAQVTKHGFIFVFDRETGKPLFPIEERKVPASHIPGEEAWPTQPFPLAPKPFARQYMSEKDLTHFTDAGHDTLVKRYRSLRYEGLFTPPDLKGTLMLPGSRGGAEWGGAAYDPASGMLFVRSNESPEIESMKKVDADEEAGNMSVWQQGKSLYMTYCVACHGKDKNGDEPTYPSLIGLRSRMTREAALDKIRKGGGKMPAFASVVKGKEKAIMAFLFEREQQSSSAVTKFENGRTREGAAKYLNLTAYGYFRDHEGNPALTPPWGRLSAINLTTGDYAWQIPLGNDEKRQLKGADETGQEGSAGPMVTAGGLLFISGTNDRQLRAFDKKTGKLLWKTTLPAVANATACTYMAGNKQYVAVSVGGTKENPSGSIMAFALP; this comes from the coding sequence ATGGTTGCGAATCAATTGCGTGATGAAGACGGACGGACGTGGAGCATTTACAAGGCCGATGCGCATAGTACCAGTTCCTCCCCGCTCAGCCAGATCAATGTTTCCAATGTACAAAGCCTGAAACCTGCGTGGGCTTTTTCCATCAACGATATGAAGTCGGGTGCGAGGCCTGGAAGCAGTGAATGTAACCCGATCATTGTGGATGGTGTCATGTATGCTACTTCTGCCAAACATTGGGTGTACGCGGTCAATGCAGCTACGGGCAAGCAGCTTTGGGCCTTCGATCCATTTGACGGGGCCGAGGGCGGCGGTGTAAGCCGGGGCGTTACTTACTGGGAAAGCGGCACCGACAGGCGTATCCTGGTTACCGGTGGTGATAACCTGTTTGCCCTGGATGCAGCAACAGGCAGGCCGGTCCCGGAGTTTGGGAAAAATGGGCGTGTAAGCATGAACATAGGATTGCGCGATGATCCCGCCACGATTTCAGTAATCCCCACCTCGCCCGGAATTGTGTACAAAGATCTGGTGATCATGGGAGCGGAAGTATCTGAACTATATGGCGCACAGCCGGGCTACATCCGGGCTTATAACTGCCGCACAGGCAAGCTGGTGTGGACGTTCCATACCATTCCCCTGCCCGGCGAGCCTGGTTACGAAACCTGGCCGGAGGGTGCATACAAATATGCCGGAGGTGCCAATGACTGGGCCGGAATGAGCGTGGATGCAGCCCGTGGCATGGTGTTCCTGGCGACGGGCTCCCCTACTTACGACTACTATGGCGCCGACCGGAAGGGACAGAATCTGTTTGGCAACAGTGTGGTAGCACTGGATGCTGCTACGGGACATTATAAATGGCACTTTCAAACAGTGCACCACGACCTCTGGGACTATGACTTGCCCGCGCCTCCCAACCTGGTGACTGTGGAGCGGGAAGGCAAAAAAGTAGATGCCGTAGCCCAGGTAACCAAGCATGGGTTCATCTTTGTTTTTGACAGGGAAACTGGCAAGCCTTTGTTCCCGATCGAGGAGCGGAAAGTTCCGGCGTCGCATATTCCGGGGGAAGAAGCCTGGCCTACACAACCTTTTCCCCTTGCTCCCAAGCCCTTTGCACGTCAGTACATGTCTGAAAAAGACCTGACACACTTTACAGATGCGGGTCATGATACGCTCGTGAAACGCTACCGCTCCCTCCGCTATGAAGGGTTGTTTACACCTCCCGACCTCAAAGGCACACTCATGCTGCCGGGTTCACGCGGCGGAGCGGAATGGGGCGGCGCAGCTTACGATCCGGCAAGCGGCATGCTCTTCGTCCGGTCCAATGAATCGCCTGAAATAGAGTCCATGAAAAAGGTGGATGCAGATGAGGAAGCCGGGAATATGTCGGTATGGCAGCAAGGAAAATCGTTGTATATGACCTACTGCGTGGCTTGTCATGGCAAAGACAAAAACGGGGATGAACCTACCTATCCTTCACTCATCGGGCTGCGCAGCCGTATGACGCGGGAAGCAGCTTTGGACAAGATCAGGAAAGGCGGCGGGAAAATGCCTGCATTTGCCAGTGTGGTCAAAGGGAAGGAAAAGGCGATCATGGCATTTTTGTTTGAAAGGGAGCAGCAAAGCAGCAGCGCTGTAACCAAGTTCGAAAACGGCAGGACGCGTGAGGGAGCAGCCAAATACCTGAACCTCACAGCCTATGGCTACTTCCGGGACCACGAAGGGAACCCTGCCCTTACGCCGCCCTGGGGAAGACTCAGTGCCATAAACCTCACGACGGGCGACTATGCCTGGCAGATACCACTGGGAAATGATGAGAAAAGGCAGCTGAAAGGCGCAGACGAAACCGGCCAGGAAGGCTCGGCCGGGCCAATGGTCACGGCAGGCGGTCTCCTTTTCATTTCGGGGACCAATGACCGCCAGCTGCGAGCATTTGACAAAAAAACGGGAAAACTGCTCTGGAAAACAACTTTGCCGGCTGTCGCCAATGCTACGGCCTGCACCTATATGGCTGGCAACAAACAGTACGTGGCCGTATCGGTGGGCGGTACCAAGGAGAATCCCTCGGGTTCAATCATGGCATTTGCCCTCCCGTAG
- a CDS encoding winged helix-turn-helix transcriptional regulator: protein MSIFNNNSQRKPSMAECNARLNAVGDALYVIGGKWMLRIIIALSEGNRRFNDIQRAVPGISPRVLSNELKNMELNGFVRRNVYTDIPVVIEYELTAYSATLDNVLTSLMDWGQMHRERIRHEALAHS, encoded by the coding sequence ATGAGCATATTTAACAACAACTCTCAGCGAAAGCCTTCTATGGCAGAATGTAATGCGCGCCTGAATGCGGTCGGAGATGCGCTTTATGTCATAGGCGGAAAATGGATGCTCCGGATCATTATTGCACTCTCGGAAGGCAACAGGCGCTTCAACGACATCCAGCGTGCCGTGCCCGGCATTTCGCCCCGGGTGCTTTCCAATGAACTCAAAAATATGGAACTGAATGGGTTTGTGAGGCGCAATGTGTACACAGACATCCCGGTCGTGATTGAATACGAACTCACAGCGTACAGCGCTACGCTCGACAATGTACTTACTTCCTTGATGGATTGGGGCCAGATGCACCGCGAACGTATCCGGCACGAAGCCCTGGCCCATTCCTGA
- a CDS encoding ankyrin repeat domain-containing protein yields MNTTTALPLVEEPTPAFYHELARQLLEACRSADGETILYIQKYHPNPTQLKNLGKAGANFDMHDARLILAREHGFEDWQHFDNHLHALGDPASVTSLFERGADAIVKGDTSTLRKVLAAAPRIVKARSGRAHHATLLHYITANGVEEFRQLVPPNAGEIGRMLLEMGSEPDAMLHAYGNGPGTPLELLVSSAHHGRAGVQGELTTLLLDYGAAIEGIRQDGSPLLLALSSGYPNTAEILAARGARAVNIVTAAGLGYIDAVDSYFDKNKNLDHGMQCVQAIWLTVDNTAEANAALAFVWAAMNNRIGVVDLLIQKGVGIASKDHRGWTALHWAATCGHSELVRLLLRHKAPLEAHNEVGGTVLDQTLWATSHNGLKDEHLAIIHMLLNANARLHIWWLLTDLRPPLDEKVSSILQQCHG; encoded by the coding sequence ATGAACACAACCACCGCACTTCCACTCGTGGAAGAGCCCACCCCCGCATTCTACCACGAGCTGGCGCGGCAGCTCCTGGAAGCTTGCCGCTCCGCTGACGGAGAGACCATCCTCTATATTCAGAAATACCATCCCAATCCGACCCAGCTGAAAAACCTCGGCAAGGCTGGTGCTAATTTCGACATGCACGATGCAAGGCTGATCCTGGCCAGGGAACACGGTTTTGAAGACTGGCAGCATTTCGACAACCATTTACACGCACTAGGCGACCCGGCTAGTGTCACAAGCCTGTTTGAGCGCGGTGCCGATGCGATTGTGAAAGGTGATACCAGTACGCTCAGAAAAGTACTGGCGGCTGCCCCGCGCATTGTAAAAGCCCGGTCGGGCAGGGCTCATCATGCTACTTTGCTGCACTACATCACGGCAAATGGCGTGGAGGAGTTCCGGCAGCTTGTGCCGCCCAATGCAGGGGAAATCGGCAGGATGCTTCTTGAAATGGGCTCCGAGCCGGATGCCATGTTACACGCTTACGGAAACGGGCCGGGCACGCCGCTGGAACTCCTCGTGTCAAGTGCACATCACGGAAGAGCGGGTGTGCAGGGCGAACTTACGACCTTGCTGCTGGACTATGGTGCTGCCATTGAGGGAATCCGGCAGGATGGTTCACCGCTGTTGCTTGCCTTGTCATCGGGGTATCCGAATACGGCCGAAATCCTGGCTGCCAGAGGGGCGCGCGCGGTCAATATAGTCACTGCGGCAGGGCTCGGGTATATAGATGCCGTGGATTCCTACTTTGATAAAAATAAAAACCTGGATCATGGCATGCAGTGCGTGCAGGCAATCTGGCTTACTGTGGATAATACTGCGGAGGCAAATGCCGCACTGGCATTTGTATGGGCTGCAATGAACAACCGCATCGGGGTGGTGGACCTGCTGATACAGAAAGGAGTTGGTATTGCTTCCAAAGACCACCGGGGCTGGACAGCCTTGCATTGGGCTGCCACCTGTGGCCACAGCGAGCTGGTTCGTTTGCTGCTCAGGCACAAAGCCCCGCTGGAAGCGCACAATGAAGTGGGAGGGACCGTGCTGGACCAGACACTCTGGGCCACCAGCCACAATGGCTTAAAGGATGAACACCTGGCGATCATCCATATGTTGCTGAACGCCAATGCCCGTCTCCATATCTGGTGGCTGCTGACTGATCTCAGACCTCCGCTGGATGAGAAGGTTTCGTCTATTCTGCAGCAATGTCATGGCTGA
- a CDS encoding alpha-amylase family protein, translated as MMEDLWYKNAVIYSLDLETFMDGNNDGTGDFLGLCDRLDYLHALGLDTIWLAPFQPTPNRDNGYDISDFYGVDPRHGSSGDFVDFMHKARKLGIKVIIDLVVNHTSDEHRWFEESRSSKENPKRSWYIWSDKRPANWNKGMVFPGVQKATWTQDKKTGAYYFHRFYEFQPDLNTDNPEVREEIAKIMGYWLELGIAGFRVDAVPFILESARQDGKEQPLHFEYLKEMRRFLQWRKGDAVLLGEANVLPDESKQFFGEDGDGIHLMFNFFVNQNAFLALATADTTALISALEATREIAPTSQWAHFLRNHDELDLGRLSDEDRQKVFARFGPEKEMQLYDRGIRRRLSPMLGSRQQTELAYSLMFSLPGTPVIRYGDEIGMGDDLSLPERGSIRTPMQWSAEKNAGFSKAEKLINPVVEDGYYAYVHVNVENQRREPGSLLNWMTSLIRLRKECPEIGYGTWEILDTGLKEVLGMRYSYKNKRLLIWHNFSEKALELVVAKEHAKAVKLTDLMNNIQSEVNTDNQHTITLEAYGYRWFRGVDTE; from the coding sequence ATGATGGAAGACCTTTGGTACAAGAACGCCGTTATTTACAGCCTTGATCTGGAAACATTCATGGATGGGAACAATGACGGTACCGGAGATTTCCTGGGTTTATGTGACAGGCTCGACTACCTGCATGCGCTTGGGCTGGATACCATCTGGCTCGCACCCTTCCAGCCGACACCCAACCGTGACAACGGTTATGATATCAGTGACTTCTATGGCGTTGATCCGCGGCATGGATCCAGCGGCGACTTCGTCGATTTTATGCATAAGGCGCGTAAGCTGGGCATTAAGGTGATCATTGATCTTGTCGTAAATCACACTTCAGACGAGCACCGGTGGTTTGAAGAATCACGGTCGTCGAAGGAGAACCCCAAACGCAGCTGGTACATCTGGTCCGATAAGCGGCCTGCGAACTGGAACAAGGGAATGGTATTCCCGGGTGTTCAGAAAGCGACCTGGACGCAGGATAAGAAAACGGGTGCGTATTATTTTCACCGCTTCTACGAATTCCAGCCCGACTTAAACACCGACAATCCTGAGGTAAGGGAAGAAATTGCCAAGATCATGGGCTACTGGCTCGAACTGGGCATTGCCGGCTTTCGCGTAGATGCGGTACCGTTCATTCTCGAATCGGCCCGGCAGGACGGAAAGGAACAACCCCTGCATTTTGAATATCTGAAAGAAATGCGCCGTTTTCTGCAGTGGCGGAAGGGGGATGCCGTGCTGCTCGGTGAGGCGAATGTACTGCCCGACGAAAGCAAACAGTTTTTTGGCGAGGATGGTGACGGCATCCATCTGATGTTCAATTTTTTTGTAAACCAGAATGCATTCCTGGCACTCGCCACGGCAGATACCACGGCGCTGATCAGTGCGCTAGAAGCAACCCGGGAAATTGCTCCCACGAGTCAGTGGGCGCATTTTCTCAGAAACCATGATGAGCTCGACCTGGGCAGGCTCTCGGACGAAGACCGGCAGAAGGTATTTGCGCGGTTTGGTCCCGAGAAGGAAATGCAGCTGTATGACCGGGGTATCCGCCGCAGGCTTTCGCCCATGCTCGGCAGCCGGCAGCAAACCGAGCTTGCATACAGCCTGATGTTTTCACTTCCAGGCACGCCCGTGATCCGCTATGGCGATGAAATCGGGATGGGCGACGACCTGAGCCTGCCCGAAAGAGGCTCCATCAGGACACCTATGCAATGGTCGGCCGAAAAAAATGCAGGTTTTTCAAAAGCTGAAAAGCTGATTAATCCGGTTGTGGAAGATGGTTATTATGCCTACGTGCATGTCAATGTTGAAAATCAGCGCAGGGAGCCCGGCTCGCTGCTCAACTGGATGACTTCACTGATCCGGCTTCGGAAGGAGTGTCCGGAGATCGGTTACGGCACCTGGGAAATCCTTGATACGGGCCTTAAGGAAGTGCTGGGTATGCGTTACAGTTATAAAAACAAGCGTTTGCTGATATGGCATAATTTCAGCGAAAAAGCGCTTGAACTGGTAGTTGCCAAAGAGCACGCCAAAGCCGTAAAGCTCACCGACCTGATGAACAACATCCAGAGCGAGGTGAACACGGACAACCAGCATACCATTACACTGGAAGCTTATGGATACCGGTGGTTCCGGGGAGTTGATACGGAGTAG
- a CDS encoding carboxymuconolactone decarboxylase family protein, which translates to METRFNMQALQPQAFKAMLGLEGYLQTGVLSKTHKELIKLRASQVNGCAYCLDMHYKDAVKAGEKPERIVLLNAWKEVNVFTEEEKLILALTEAVTLIHNKGIDSALYQQAESTFGEVYLAQIIMAIVTINAWNRIAISTLQQPGS; encoded by the coding sequence ATGGAAACTCGATTTAACATGCAGGCGCTTCAACCACAGGCATTTAAAGCAATGTTAGGACTGGAAGGCTACCTGCAGACCGGCGTGCTGAGCAAAACGCATAAAGAGCTCATCAAACTGCGGGCATCCCAGGTAAATGGCTGCGCTTACTGCCTCGATATGCATTACAAAGACGCCGTGAAGGCAGGGGAGAAGCCGGAGCGGATTGTTTTGCTGAATGCTTGGAAGGAAGTCAATGTATTTACCGAGGAAGAAAAACTAATTCTGGCTCTCACCGAAGCCGTTACATTAATCCATAACAAAGGCATTGACAGTGCTTTGTACCAACAAGCGGAAAGTACTTTCGGAGAAGTTTATCTGGCGCAGATCATCATGGCCATCGTGACCATCAATGCCTGGAACCGCATTGCCATCAGTACATTGCAGCAGCCGGGAAGCTGA